One window of Phycisphaeraceae bacterium genomic DNA carries:
- a CDS encoding ATP-dependent Clp protease proteolytic subunit, producing MPAASVTYQRTREMTIDELLLENRICFLAQDINNVSATRVMMQLHYLENQKRGQEISLYIKSPGGSVDDTLAIYDTMRLISSPVATYCIGYAYSGAAVLLAAGAKGKRFILPHAKVMIHQPYGGVTGQAEDIKIQAEQIIKMKAELNRILSHHTGQAVETIQRDAERDKYFTAEEAKAYGIVDEILNEAQAQAGVIPGVR from the coding sequence ATGCCAGCCGCAAGCGTCACCTACCAGCGGACCCGCGAGATGACCATCGACGAGCTGTTGCTCGAGAATCGCATCTGCTTCCTCGCGCAGGACATCAACAACGTCTCCGCCACGCGCGTCATGATGCAGCTCCACTATCTGGAGAACCAGAAGCGAGGCCAGGAGATCTCCCTCTACATCAAGTCGCCCGGCGGCTCCGTCGACGACACCCTCGCCATCTACGACACCATGCGCCTCATCTCATCCCCCGTCGCCACCTACTGCATCGGCTACGCCTACTCCGGCGCTGCCGTCCTGCTCGCCGCGGGCGCCAAGGGCAAGCGCTTCATCCTCCCCCACGCCAAGGTCATGATCCACCAGCCCTACGGCGGCGTGACCGGTCAGGCCGAGGACATCAAGATCCAGGCCGAGCAGATCATCAAGATGAAGGCCGAGCTCAACCGCATCCTCAGCCACCACACCGGCCAGGCCGTCGAGACCATCCAGCGCGATGCCGAGCGCGACAAGTACTTCACCGCCGAAGAGGCCAAGGCCTACGGCATCGTCGACGAGATCCTGAACGAAGCCCAGGCCCAGGCCGGCGTCATCCCTGGCGTCCGCTGA